DNA sequence from the Vicia villosa cultivar HV-30 ecotype Madison, WI linkage group LG3, Vvil1.0, whole genome shotgun sequence genome:
ttaAAATATTCTGTTACCACGATATCAGAGATTCTTTGCAGCAGAAAACAAACACACAAATAAAGAAGATTGTAGTTTTAGAAACAACTTACCAGCACATACCAGTTAACTAAAAGATTCATCCCGAATACACAAAATAGATGACCAAAACAAAAACACAATACCatcattactccccctttttaccaGAAATGTTGCCAAAGTATTCTTAAAAAAACACAACACTAGGGGAGATCACCATACACACTTGCTTTAGTCTTCAAACTCAGAGCTACAGAGTTCTATACTTTTATCAGTGCCGTCATCAGAACTGGATTCTTTCTCAATCTCACTGTCTGATCCACCATCATCTTCACCCTGTTCCTCCATATCAGTATCTACTGATTTAGCACTTTCACCCGTTTCAAGGGAGCTGATCAATATTTCAAGAGCCAATTTTCTGGACTCCAGCTCCTTACAGGTCTCTCGAAGCATAGCAATCATGGTAGCTTTACTCATAATTGTGTTCTCTTTTGATGTTCCAGTCGATGTTGTGTTAACATCATAAACATGAGTTCCTTGAAAGAGCTTATGATGAAAGAATAAAGGGCTTGCTCTTTTGCACACAGAATCTTTGTCAGTCAAAATATTGGGAAATTGTTTTAAGATGATTCCACAAATAAGGGAAAGGAAGGCAATGGGGCCTTTGACACTATAGCTACCAGCATGCTTTAAGGTTTGCTCAAAAATATAAGTTCCATAATCAACTTTGGACTTAGTACCAATAGCAAAGATGAATTTACCTAGGAGAGTAGAAATTGTAGACTTGTGTTGAGTTGGCACCCAGTTGGCAGCTCCATTCCTGTGAAGTATAGCATACTTCACACTTAGTTTGCTCACAGCCAGCTTCCATTTGACAGGCCATGTCTTCACTTGACCAACAGTAATCTCTTTGCACATTTGATTATCAGACACTTCTAGATCTGGATGAGCTTCATTTgacctttccagaaatttgttGATCACAGTTGGCGAGAAGTTAATACATTTTCCTCTGGCAAACACTTAAATACTCCTCAGTTTCCTTATTGCCACAGTCTTCATGAAGATTCACAATGAACTCCTTCACCAGGACTTCATAACATTTAGAGAGTTGAGTCACAGTCTTCATTAGACCAGCCTCATGAATAAGATTCATAATCTCTTCATACTCAAGAGCATTCTGAGCAAGTTCTCTCTCTAAGGCCAGTCTTTTCTGATAGAAAAATTTCCATGTGAGAACACTGGAAGGATAATGAAAGGAAATGTTATCAATAGGTACTTCAGGAACACTAGCAGCCAGCTTGCTAGTAGAGACCTTCTTCTTGGGATGAATGTCATTGACATCCGCAGCAACATCAGAATCTGACTCATTCTCAGAACTGCTTCTGGCCTTTCTTTTCTTAGGCACCACTTTGCTCCATGGCTTCTTTGGTCCAACAGAAACGGACTTAGCCACTGCCCTCTTCTTTTGAGAGTCCTCAGCTACATCTTGCTTTCCTTTCCTCCTATTTAGCCTTCTGGCTATGCTTGGATTGATGGAAGCAACTAGGTCATCATCAGAGAGATCATCAAGGCTGTTTACTTTATCAGTCTGAGTCTTCTCTGGTTCTTTTTCTTTAGTTTGGCCTTCTTTAGTGTGGTTTACACACGTGTTAGCAAAACCATTGTTAGGGGTCTCTTTATTATGCTCAACACCATTAGGAATTTCAATGTGATCAATACTAACATCATCCTGACCAACAGTGACTTTTACTtcatcatttctttcattttcactCATATGTACATTCTCATTCATTTCATCAATCCCTTCATTAGCATTTGCATCTTTATCAATATTTGTTGGGACATAGGTGCCAGCAGTGTCACTAACATGCCCAATGACATTTAACTCAGGAAGCACAGGATTCACAGGATCAGGGATCCTGGATGTAGCATTATTCTCATTTAGGACTTGAGTAACAATTTTGACAATAGCGATGTGATTAGACCTTGAGCCTTCTTTGGTTGATTCTTCCCTAGAGGAAAGGACAGACGATTGAGAAATCTGACCAGAGTTGGGATTTCTAGGTCTTCTTGCAGTCTCTTTGGTTCTCCGTGCATGCATTGTTCTGGGTCGTTTTGTCACGAGATCGAAAGGAGTTACCATCTGCAAAGGAGTGACTTCAAGAATCTCACTAGGGTTAATGGGAGCATTAGGAGCGTCTTGTTCACGAGCAACAGAAGTGGACATTTTTGATGAAGACTGGGGAATAGATTGTTGAGACATTGAGGACGATGTTGGAGACGATCTAAGTGTCTGGTTGTTTTCGTTGTCGGGTGAGAGATAAGAGAAGTGTAAGAGACCAAAGAAGTGGGATTGAAGGAATAGAGGAAAGGGTTGTACTTGGAGGGGGAATTTAAATTTTGACCAATCATTAAATCTGAGTTATTTTCTTTGTTCAAAAAATAGTTCCCTAGAAAATGTAATTGCTATAACACCTCACAGGAGTAAATACCTAATTTTTTCTTCAAGATTTCAACTTGGAGAGTGCTTAGATTCTCAGGAAGGATGTCTCCACTTGGTAGCTTAGAAGTTCCATGCTTCATGATAAACACTTTGTTAACTGCAAGGTTCCTGGGGGAATAACATGTAGTATCCATGTGCTTGGTTCTGATGAGCTGGGTGGTCTTCTTTGACACATCAGTACCCCTCTCATAGtgaaatgtcatgacattatgaGTGACATGTATTCAGACATCATTAGTTTTTCACCTTCAATTTTTACAAAGAAGGTTTTGAATATCTCTTCTTCTTCGTATCCATTTCCAGCTTTTCTTTCACACCAAGTTTTAGAAGTTTGATACGGCCTTCTCCATTTTACACTGTTTATTTTTCTTCCtgaaatatttgtatttaaactTGGATGCTCAGTTTCATCACTTAGCTCGAGAAGATATGGCTCAGCTTTTAAGGAATTTCTCTGTTGATATATCATCCTTCTGGTAAGAGCATGAGCTTCAGGACATGTGGACTTCAAGTGATCTGTCCTGCCACATTGATAGCATCTCTTATATGGGAAATATTTGCTCCTTTCttgatgttttcttttattttgcatCTTTTAATTAGGCATCATCTGTTCCATCAAGTAAGTCTGATTTCTTACTTTTGCATCCTTGTTGTGAGATTTGTTCAGCAACTTCTCTTTCAGAGCATTAATGTTTGACCGAAGGCTTATGTTTTCTTCTTGAAGGAGAGTGTAGGAACTTCTATCCTCAAACATTCTTGCATATAGTCTCTCATTTCTTAGATAGTTCTCAGAGAGAATAGTAGCAAGTTCTCTGGACGTGAGATCGCTGGCAGATGTCTCTTTATCTGATTCTCTCAAATTTCCAGCTACATTTTTTACTGATCTTTCTTGATGATTTTCCTCGATCACTTCCTTGGTCATGGAGTCTTTAGAGGAACAATTTGGACTACTAGGTTCTCATAAGTAGCAGTTTTCTTTAGACCTAGAGCCCTTTATGACTTCCTTATGCTCTTCATTTGTGACGATGCATTCCTTCTCGGTGAATCTGACATTGAAGCCTTGGTCACACAGTTGACTGATTCTAATTAGATTCACATTTAGTCCTTTTACCAGAAGAACATTTTTCATATTTGGACCTTCAGGATATTCTAGAGTTCCAatctcttgaatttctccttttcCTCCATCACCAAACGTGGCATAGTTAGAGGAATGAGGATTGACGTCTATTAACAGATTCCTTGTACCTGTCATGTGTTTTGAGCAGCCGCTATCAAAGTACCAGTCTTCTTTTGATGACACTCGCAGGGGAGTGTGAGCCATTAAGGCAATGCCTTTAGGTACCCATTGTTGTTTTTTGACTGAGGCGTTCTGCTTAGTTTTATTTTGAAGCAGCTGATTTGGATAACCATACAGTCTAAAGCAAAAAGGTTTTATGTGACCAAACCTTCCACAATGATGACATCTCCATTGATTAAATTTCCTCCTAGCATGATTTAT
Encoded proteins:
- the LOC131657539 gene encoding uncharacterized protein LOC131657539; translation: MSQQSIPQSSSKMSTSVAREQDAPNAPINPSEILEVTPLQMVTPFDLVTKRPRTMHARRTKETARRPRNPNSGQISQSSVLSSREESTKEGSRSNHIAIVKIVTQVLNENNATSRIPDPVNPVLPELNVIGHVSDTAGTYVPTNIDKDANANEGIDEMNENVHMSENERNDEVKVTVGQDDVSIDHIEIPNGVEHNKETPNNGFANTCVNHTKEGQTKEKEPEKTQTDKVNSLDDLSDDDLVASINPSIARRLNRRKGKQDVAEDSQKKRAVAKSVSVGPKKPWSKVVPKKRKARSSSENESDSDVAADVNDIHPKKKVSTSKLAASVPEVPIDNISFHYPSSVLTWKFFYQKRLALERELAQNALEYEEIMNLIHEAGLMKTVTQLSKCYEVLVKEFIVNLHEDCGNKETEEYLSVCQRKMY